One genomic window of Rhizomicrobium sp. includes the following:
- a CDS encoding DUF1289 domain-containing protein has translation MISSPCIKVCVVDGIADICLGCGRTLPEIASWGRLTEDQRLAIMATLPERMKAKGIVPPKAAS, from the coding sequence ATGATCTCCTCGCCCTGCATCAAGGTCTGCGTCGTCGACGGCATCGCCGACATCTGCCTCGGCTGCGGCCGCACCCTGCCCGAGATCGCAAGCTGGGGCCGCCTCACCGAGGACCAGCGCCTCGCCATCATGGCGACGCTGCCGGAGCGGATGAAGGCCAAGGGCATCGTGCCGCCGAAGGCGGCTTCGTAG
- a CDS encoding 50S ribosomal protein L11 methyltransferase gives MSNPPLWKASVTLAKELAGDVGAVLELAPPTPQAVLIVEEPFVANATVEALYTEAPDGELLSRLTGHAVAVAPLPDQDWIRLSQEGLPPVRAGRFFVYGAHDAGQVPPGVVALKIEAGMAFGTGHHETTSLCLSALSDLAKRRRFARVLDLGCGTGLLAIAAAKLWRRRVLATDIDPDAIAVTRENAAANGAAPLVRAVLADGLTSPAIAAEAPYDLILANILAGPLTQLAPSIARALAKGGTLVLSGLLTWQENLVVSFYVPHGLILRDRRRDGPWTALVLERPGA, from the coding sequence ATGAGCAATCCCCCGCTTTGGAAGGCCAGCGTCACGCTGGCGAAGGAACTGGCCGGCGATGTCGGCGCGGTGCTCGAACTCGCACCCCCGACGCCGCAGGCGGTGCTGATCGTCGAGGAGCCGTTCGTGGCCAACGCGACCGTCGAGGCGCTCTATACCGAGGCGCCGGACGGCGAACTGCTCTCGCGGCTGACCGGTCATGCGGTGGCCGTCGCGCCACTGCCCGACCAGGACTGGATCCGCCTGTCCCAGGAGGGCCTGCCGCCGGTGCGCGCCGGGCGGTTCTTCGTCTATGGCGCGCATGACGCGGGCCAGGTGCCGCCGGGCGTCGTGGCGCTGAAGATCGAGGCCGGGATGGCGTTCGGCACCGGCCATCATGAGACGACGTCGCTGTGCCTGTCCGCCCTCAGCGATCTCGCAAAGCGACGGCGGTTCGCGCGGGTGCTGGACCTGGGTTGCGGCACCGGCCTGCTCGCCATCGCGGCGGCCAAGCTGTGGCGGCGGCGCGTGCTGGCGACCGACATCGATCCCGACGCCATCGCGGTGACGCGGGAGAACGCGGCGGCCAACGGCGCGGCGCCGCTGGTCCGCGCCGTGCTGGCCGACGGGCTGACCAGCCCGGCGATTGCCGCCGAGGCGCCCTACGACCTGATCCTCGCCAATATCCTGGCCGGCCCGCTGACCCAGCTCGCGCCGTCGATCGCCCGGGCGCTGGCCAAGGGCGGCACGCTGGTGCTGTCGGGATTGCTGACCTGGCAGGAGAATCTTGTTGTCTCGTTCTATGTGCCGCATGGCCTGATCTTGCGCGACCGCCGCCGCGACGGGCCGTGGACCGCGCTGGTTTTGGAACGGCCGGGGGCATAA
- the cobA gene encoding uroporphyrinogen-III C-methyltransferase, giving the protein MANPKALHSETNALAAALNLPRFERGWVWLAGAGPGDPGLVTVLGAHAIQNADVILYDALIDHALLTLARPGAELIYAGKRAGVKSCRQSDISRTLVSLAKKNKRVLRLKGGDPFVFGRGAEEALALVRAGVPFRVVPGVTAGIGGLAYAGIPVTHRDTNHAVTFLTGHGADGKLPRHDWAALAKGSPTLVLFMARKHAGEIAARLIAAGRAPGEPAALVSEAARQAQAVTVTTLNRLGEAAAGSAAPAIIVIGENVRLRDGLDWIGALAGRRLEPWPLGREALSDAG; this is encoded by the coding sequence ATGGCAAATCCAAAGGCCCTGCACAGCGAGACGAACGCCCTGGCGGCGGCGCTGAACCTGCCCCGGTTCGAGCGCGGCTGGGTGTGGCTGGCCGGCGCCGGGCCGGGCGATCCGGGGCTGGTCACGGTGCTGGGGGCGCATGCGATCCAGAACGCGGACGTCATTCTTTATGACGCGCTGATCGACCACGCGCTGCTGACGCTGGCGCGGCCGGGCGCGGAGCTGATCTATGCCGGCAAGCGGGCCGGGGTGAAGTCGTGCCGGCAGTCGGACATTTCCCGCACGCTCGTCTCGCTCGCCAAGAAGAACAAGCGGGTGCTGCGGCTGAAGGGCGGCGATCCCTTCGTGTTCGGGCGCGGCGCCGAGGAGGCGCTGGCGCTGGTGCGCGCGGGCGTGCCGTTCCGCGTCGTGCCGGGCGTGACAGCCGGGATCGGCGGGCTCGCCTATGCCGGCATTCCGGTGACCCATCGCGACACCAACCACGCCGTGACCTTCCTCACCGGCCATGGCGCGGACGGCAAGCTGCCCCGGCACGACTGGGCGGCGCTGGCCAAGGGCTCGCCGACGCTGGTGCTGTTCATGGCGCGCAAGCACGCGGGCGAGATCGCGGCGCGGCTGATCGCGGCGGGCCGCGCGCCCGGCGAGCCGGCGGCGCTGGTGAGCGAGGCGGCGCGCCAGGCTCAGGCCGTCACGGTCACGACGCTGAACAGGCTGGGCGAGGCGGCGGCGGGCAGCGCGGCGCCGGCGATCATCGTGATCGGCGAGAATGTGCGGCTGCGGGACGGGCTGGACTGGATCGGCGCGCTGGCCGGACGGCGGCTCGAACCCTGGCCGCTGGGCCGCGAGGCGCTGAGCGACGCCGGTTAA
- a CDS encoding DUF2252 family protein, protein MNIVEATRRYEAWLGEAVPLVSRDLKLKHDTMRASAFGFLRATYYRWAQQFAKTCPEAARAPSILIVGDLHLENFGTWRDGEARLAWGINDFDEAHRGAYANDLVRLAASALIAIAEGSLYIGAERAAAEILTGYAQAMAQKQGVPFVLEEDNTELRALAMSDARSPKKFWRKILAEKDAPPPADAKALLEEHLPKGEPDIAFKRRTAGAGSLGLPRFVATRLVNGSRVAREAKARAPAAHAWASGGAHDPSHTQALLARAIRPQDPFLHVGTGWIVRRLAPHCENIALADIADAAERRAVLNAMGRETANIHRGTPGARARILKHLDKQKDGWLFEAAATMAEAVRKDWKVWKKRG, encoded by the coding sequence ATGAACATCGTCGAGGCGACCAGGCGCTACGAGGCGTGGCTCGGCGAGGCCGTGCCGCTGGTGTCCCGCGACCTCAAGCTCAAGCACGACACGATGCGGGCGAGCGCGTTCGGCTTCCTGCGCGCCACCTATTACCGCTGGGCGCAGCAATTTGCCAAAACATGTCCCGAGGCGGCGCGGGCGCCGTCGATCCTGATCGTCGGCGATTTGCATCTGGAGAATTTCGGCACCTGGCGCGACGGCGAGGCGCGGCTCGCCTGGGGCATCAACGATTTCGACGAGGCCCATCGCGGCGCCTATGCCAACGACCTCGTGCGGCTGGCGGCGAGCGCGCTGATCGCGATCGCGGAGGGCAGCCTCTATATCGGCGCCGAACGCGCCGCCGCCGAGATCCTGACCGGCTATGCCCAGGCGATGGCGCAGAAGCAGGGCGTGCCCTTCGTGCTCGAGGAGGACAACACCGAGTTGCGCGCGCTGGCGATGAGCGATGCGCGCAGCCCGAAGAAATTCTGGAGGAAGATCCTGGCGGAGAAGGACGCCCCGCCGCCGGCCGACGCGAAGGCGCTGCTGGAGGAGCACCTGCCCAAGGGCGAGCCGGACATCGCGTTCAAGCGGCGCACCGCCGGTGCCGGCAGCCTCGGCCTGCCGCGCTTCGTCGCGACCCGGCTGGTGAACGGCAGCCGCGTCGCGCGCGAGGCCAAGGCGCGGGCGCCCGCGGCACATGCCTGGGCGAGCGGCGGCGCGCACGATCCCAGCCACACCCAGGCGCTGCTGGCGCGCGCGATCCGTCCGCAGGACCCTTTCCTGCATGTCGGCACCGGCTGGATCGTCCGCCGGCTGGCGCCGCATTGCGAGAACATCGCGCTCGCCGACATCGCCGACGCGGCGGAGCGGCGGGCGGTCTTGAACGCAATGGGCCGCGAGACCGCGAACATCCATCGCGGCACGCCGGGCGCGCGGGCGCGGATCCTCAAACATCTCGACAAGCAGAAGGACGGCTGGCTGTTCGAGGCGGCAGCCACGATGGCGGAGGCCGTGCGGAAGGATTGGAAGGTGTGGAAGAAGCGGGGGTAG
- a CDS encoding phosphomannomutase/phosphoglucomutase — protein sequence MTIRTDLKPNTFEYEMQRLITPNGFREYDARWLFGKEINLLGVQAVGLGLGTYFHEVGIQPKVVTGHDYRSYEMSIKQALIIGLMQSGCEVVDIGLGTTPMAYFAQFALDCPGLAVVTASHNENGWTGVKMGAAKPLTFGPDEIKRLKAIVLGEEFKPRPGGSYRTVENFGAAYLDELTKGHKLSRPIKVTIACGNGTAGLFAPEAFRRIGAEVAEAQCNPDYNFPNYNPNTEDLHMLDAMAKALKENGSEIALGFDADGDRCGVVDDKGEETFADKIGVLLARDMSAAHKNAKFVVDVKSTGIFDIDPVLKANGATTDYWITGHSYMKRRCQQIGALSGFEKSGHYYLCAPYGRGYDDGLVAGIAVLEMLDRAKGKKMSDLVHSLPVTWGSPTMAPFCPDDKKYGIVDAMVKEYEAAKEKGETILGQKIAKLVTVNGVRVTLEDGTWGLVRASSNKPSLVVVVESPKSEANMRGMFADIDARLKKHPEVGEYDQKI from the coding sequence ATGACCATCCGCACCGACCTCAAGCCCAATACCTTCGAATACGAAATGCAGAGGCTGATCACGCCCAACGGCTTTCGCGAATATGACGCGCGCTGGCTGTTCGGCAAGGAGATCAACCTGCTCGGCGTGCAGGCGGTGGGCCTCGGCCTCGGCACCTATTTCCACGAGGTCGGCATCCAGCCGAAAGTCGTGACCGGGCACGACTACCGCTCCTATGAGATGTCGATCAAGCAGGCGCTGATCATCGGCCTGATGCAGTCCGGCTGCGAGGTCGTCGATATCGGCCTGGGCACCACGCCGATGGCCTATTTCGCGCAATTCGCGCTCGACTGTCCCGGCCTCGCGGTGGTGACGGCCAGCCACAACGAGAACGGCTGGACCGGCGTGAAGATGGGCGCGGCCAAGCCGCTCACCTTCGGCCCCGACGAGATCAAGCGGCTGAAGGCCATCGTGCTCGGCGAGGAATTCAAGCCGCGCCCCGGCGGCTCCTACCGCACGGTGGAGAATTTCGGCGCCGCCTATCTCGACGAGCTGACCAAGGGCCACAAGCTGTCGCGCCCGATCAAGGTGACGATCGCCTGCGGCAACGGCACCGCCGGGCTGTTCGCGCCGGAGGCCTTCCGCCGCATCGGCGCCGAAGTGGCCGAGGCGCAGTGCAATCCCGACTACAATTTCCCGAACTACAATCCCAACACCGAAGACCTCCACATGCTCGACGCGATGGCGAAGGCGCTGAAGGAGAACGGCTCGGAGATCGCGCTCGGCTTCGACGCCGACGGCGACCGCTGCGGCGTGGTGGACGACAAGGGCGAGGAGACCTTCGCCGACAAGATCGGCGTCTTGCTCGCGCGCGACATGTCGGCGGCGCACAAGAACGCGAAGTTCGTGGTCGACGTGAAGTCGACCGGCATCTTCGACATCGATCCGGTGCTGAAGGCCAACGGCGCCACGACCGACTACTGGATCACCGGCCATTCCTACATGAAGCGCCGCTGCCAGCAGATCGGCGCGCTCTCCGGCTTCGAAAAGAGCGGCCATTATTATCTCTGCGCGCCCTACGGCCGCGGCTATGACGATGGCCTCGTCGCCGGCATCGCGGTGCTGGAGATGCTCGACCGCGCCAAGGGCAAGAAGATGTCGGACCTGGTGCACTCGCTGCCGGTGACCTGGGGCTCGCCGACCATGGCGCCGTTCTGTCCCGACGACAAGAAATACGGCATCGTCGACGCGATGGTGAAGGAATACGAGGCGGCGAAGGAGAAGGGCGAGACGATCCTCGGCCAGAAGATCGCCAAGCTGGTGACGGTGAACGGCGTGCGCGTGACGCTGGAGGACGGCACCTGGGGTTTGGTGCGCGCGTCGTCCAACAAGCCGAGTCTGGTGGTGGTGGTGGAGAGCCCGAAATCCGAAGCCAACATGCGCGGCATGTTCGCCGACATCGACGCGCGGCTGAAGAAGCATCCCGAAGTCGGCGAGTACGATCAGAAGATCTGA
- a CDS encoding sulfite exporter TauE/SafE family protein, with protein sequence MDFFVAASGGEVGTFALGLVIAGVVGGLLAGLLGVGGGIVIVPVLYHVLDLMGVDPNVRMHLAVGTSLATIIPTSLSSLRSHNKKGAVDWALLRRWVVPMLVGVLIGSVLAGWARGQALALFFAAVALPVAIHMAFWGETRKIADRLPTGIGGFLLPAGISGVSTMMGIGGGTVGVPAMTLFGVPIHRAVGTASAFGGIISIPGTIGAIIAGWGAPHLPPYSLGYVNLMGFILIAPASYLVAPLGARLAHTTDKRSLRMVFAFFIAITAARMLYDALGLHWM encoded by the coding sequence ATGGATTTCTTCGTGGCCGCTTCGGGCGGCGAAGTGGGCACTTTCGCGCTTGGACTGGTGATCGCGGGCGTGGTCGGCGGATTGCTCGCCGGGCTGCTCGGCGTCGGCGGCGGCATCGTGATCGTGCCGGTGCTCTATCACGTCCTGGACCTGATGGGCGTGGATCCGAACGTGCGGATGCACCTCGCGGTCGGCACGTCGCTCGCCACCATCATTCCGACCTCGCTGTCCTCGCTGCGCTCGCACAACAAAAAGGGCGCGGTGGATTGGGCGCTGCTGCGCCGCTGGGTCGTGCCGATGCTGGTGGGCGTCCTGATCGGCAGCGTGCTCGCCGGCTGGGCCAGGGGACAGGCGCTGGCGCTGTTCTTCGCCGCCGTCGCCCTGCCGGTGGCGATCCACATGGCGTTCTGGGGCGAGACGCGGAAGATCGCCGACCGCTTGCCGACCGGCATCGGCGGCTTCCTGCTGCCGGCCGGCATTTCCGGCGTCTCGACCATGATGGGGATCGGCGGCGGCACGGTGGGCGTGCCGGCGATGACGCTGTTCGGCGTGCCGATCCACCGCGCGGTCGGCACCGCCAGCGCGTTCGGCGGGATCATCTCCATTCCCGGCACGATCGGCGCGATCATCGCGGGATGGGGCGCGCCGCACCTGCCGCCCTATTCGCTGGGCTATGTGAACCTTATGGGATTCATCCTGATCGCGCCGGCGAGCTATCTCGTGGCGCCGCTCGGCGCGCGGCTGGCGCACACCACCGACAAGCGCAGCCTGCGCATGGTGTTCGCGTTCTTCATCGCGATCACCGCGGCGCGCATGCTGTACGACGCGCTGGGGCTGCACTGGATGTGA